A single genomic interval of bacterium harbors:
- a CDS encoding inorganic pyrophosphatase: MAFPAPFYRWRPHPWHGLEAGQTPPSLVNAYIEITPFDMVKYELDKLTGYLHVDRPQRSSALPPTLYGFVPRTFCGRRVGALMPSAEKGDGDPLDICVLSERPINRSDVVLQARVVGGLAMNDHGEADDKIIAVLNKDSFWANVKDINELPPVLVERLRHYFSTYKLVHGEPHHVSIERVYGREEAENVILAAMEDYQEEYGE; the protein is encoded by the coding sequence ATGGCCTTTCCCGCACCTTTTTATCGTTGGCGTCCCCATCCCTGGCATGGACTCGAAGCAGGACAGACGCCACCTTCGCTCGTCAATGCATATATCGAAATCACGCCATTCGACATGGTCAAATATGAACTCGACAAGCTGACGGGATACCTGCATGTCGATCGTCCACAGCGCTCTTCCGCGCTGCCACCGACGCTGTACGGGTTTGTTCCGCGAACCTTCTGCGGACGCCGGGTCGGCGCGCTTATGCCGAGCGCGGAGAAAGGAGATGGCGACCCGCTCGATATCTGCGTGCTCAGCGAGCGTCCGATCAATCGCTCTGACGTCGTGCTGCAGGCGCGCGTAGTCGGCGGACTCGCGATGAATGATCACGGGGAGGCGGACGACAAGATCATCGCCGTGCTCAACAAGGACAGCTTCTGGGCGAATGTGAAGGATATCAACGAGCTTCCACCTGTGCTTGTCGAGCGTCTGCGACACTATTTCAGCACCTACAAGCTCGTCCACGGTGAACCCCACCACGTCTCCATCGAACGCGTCTACGGCCGCGAAGAGGCGGAAAATGTCATCCTCGCCGCCATGGAAGATTACCAGGAGGAATACGGGGAGTAG
- the murA gene encoding UDP-N-acetylglucosamine 1-carboxyvinyltransferase, with product MHCIEQRNSRTFLPLLSHLSHPVPLPSLDKFIIRGGNRLQGSVTISGAKNASLALMPAALLTSGRCRLANTPRLRDISTMSQLLETMGVEIRHPGTTIELDTSRVHSHEAPYEMVKKMRASFYVLGPLLGRYGHARVSYPGGCAWGPRPVDLHLKAMEALGAEISIEGGYVIAQARALQGTEIDFEISSVGATGNALMAAVLAKGQSVLRNAAVEPEITQLASFLVRMGARIDGIGSNCLTVEGVDELHPADDSNIPDRIEAGTFLAATAATGGEVTLENVQHEHLSVPLDMLRQAGCEIAVTENTITLRSEGSLQPVDATTSIYPGFPTDMQAQWMAMMSTAGGSSVVTDTVYFDRFNHVPELQRLGARIDVTKNVAIVHGVDHLTGATVMSTDLRASASLIIAGLIARGSSEVLRVYHIDRGYEAIELKLRNLGADIQRVDSEDY from the coding sequence ATGCATTGCATTGAACAGCGCAATTCACGTACTTTTCTGCCACTACTGTCGCACCTTTCGCATCCGGTACCATTGCCATCACTTGACAAATTCATCATACGCGGCGGAAATCGTCTCCAGGGATCCGTGACGATATCCGGAGCAAAAAACGCCTCCCTCGCACTGATGCCTGCGGCATTACTGACGAGTGGACGCTGCCGCCTTGCCAACACGCCTCGCCTGCGTGATATTTCAACCATGTCGCAGCTGCTCGAAACGATGGGCGTAGAGATCCGCCATCCGGGCACGACGATCGAACTCGACACCAGCAGGGTGCACAGCCACGAAGCGCCGTATGAGATGGTGAAGAAAATGCGTGCGTCCTTCTACGTGCTGGGTCCCCTTCTCGGCCGCTACGGACACGCGCGTGTTTCCTATCCCGGCGGCTGTGCCTGGGGTCCGAGACCCGTCGACCTGCATCTCAAGGCCATGGAGGCGCTGGGTGCAGAAATCAGCATCGAAGGCGGCTATGTCATCGCACAGGCGCGCGCGCTGCAGGGTACAGAAATCGACTTTGAAATTTCCAGCGTCGGCGCAACGGGTAATGCCCTGATGGCGGCGGTGCTGGCGAAAGGACAATCCGTACTCCGCAATGCTGCCGTCGAGCCGGAAATCACACAGCTGGCGTCCTTCCTCGTCCGCATGGGTGCCCGCATCGACGGAATCGGCAGTAACTGCCTGACCGTCGAAGGCGTCGACGAACTGCATCCCGCGGACGACAGCAATATCCCCGATCGTATTGAAGCAGGGACTTTCCTGGCTGCCACTGCCGCAACCGGAGGAGAGGTCACGCTCGAGAACGTACAGCATGAACATCTTTCCGTACCGCTCGACATGCTGCGACAGGCTGGATGCGAAATCGCGGTCACCGAAAACACCATCACCCTGCGCAGCGAAGGATCACTGCAGCCGGTTGACGCGACAACATCCATTTATCCCGGTTTCCCGACCGATATGCAGGCGCAGTGGATGGCGATGATGAGTACCGCCGGGGGAAGTTCGGTGGTGACCGATACGGTGTATTTCGACCGTTTCAACCACGTACCGGAACTTCAGCGCCTGGGCGCCCGTATCGATGTAACGAAAAACGTGGCCATCGTGCACGGGGTGGACCATCTTACCGGAGCAACCGTGATGTCGACAGATCTGCGCGCGAGCGCTTCCCTGATCATCGCAGGACTCATCGCACGCGGAAGCAGCGAAGTGCTTCGCGTCTATCACATCGACCGGGGATACGAGGCCATCGAATTGAAATTGAGAAATCTCGGCGCCGACATACAGCGCGTCGACAGTGAGGACTACTGA
- a CDS encoding proline--tRNA ligase produces the protein MRLSQYFIPTLKEIPAEAVIPSHQLMLRSGMIRGLSSGIYSLLPLGYRVWKKVMTIIREEMDGIGGMELHLPALNPKEIWEETNRVEAFGDTMFHIKNRELVLAPTHEEIITHLAQAFVHSYKDMPQIWYQIQTKFRNEPRPKSGVIRSRQFLMKDAYSLDNSWEGLDESYQKHYDAYCRIYSRCGLNYFVVGASSGAMGGTGSQEFMVESDAGEDLCAFNLESGYAANIEVATSQLPAVTRLDENPAAEKFDTPNAKSIDDLVEQHGVIEERCAKALVYFADDQPWLIFMSGNDQLNEAKLQGVLKANIIRPAHDEELLALTGANAGSIGPINLKTKLRQIADLRLKNANNLVSGANENGFHYRHIDIDRDADIESYYDLRTVIEGEPDPVKGLPLNVKKAIEVGHIFKLGTKYSEALKANFLDAEGKEHPIIMGSYGIGVERIVACHIEQRHDKDGICWHPSIAPFQIQVTGLKVESDMVREHAEKITADLEGAGLEVLYDDRTGVSPGFKFKDADLLGMPVNVIVGEKHLKDGNVEIKVRHSGERHVLPLADVVSKCENLVTELMEEN, from the coding sequence ATGCGCCTCTCTCAGTACTTCATTCCCACACTCAAGGAAATTCCCGCAGAAGCGGTCATTCCCAGTCACCAGCTCATGCTGCGCTCAGGCATGATTCGCGGACTCTCGTCCGGAATCTACTCACTGCTTCCGCTTGGCTACCGGGTCTGGAAGAAGGTCATGACTATCATTCGCGAAGAAATGGACGGGATAGGCGGCATGGAACTGCATCTCCCGGCCCTCAATCCGAAGGAGATCTGGGAAGAAACCAATCGCGTCGAGGCCTTCGGCGACACCATGTTCCATATCAAGAATCGTGAACTGGTGCTGGCCCCGACGCATGAAGAGATCATCACACATCTCGCGCAGGCTTTCGTGCACTCGTACAAGGATATGCCGCAGATCTGGTATCAGATTCAGACGAAATTCCGCAACGAACCCCGCCCGAAATCCGGTGTCATTCGCAGTCGCCAGTTCCTGATGAAAGATGCGTATTCCCTCGACAATAGCTGGGAGGGACTCGACGAGAGCTATCAGAAACACTACGATGCGTATTGTCGCATTTACTCGCGCTGTGGACTCAATTACTTCGTGGTTGGTGCTTCCAGCGGTGCCATGGGTGGTACGGGATCACAGGAATTCATGGTGGAATCCGATGCCGGTGAGGACCTCTGCGCTTTCAACCTCGAAAGCGGATATGCCGCCAATATCGAGGTGGCGACGTCACAGCTGCCCGCGGTCACACGGTTGGATGAAAACCCCGCGGCCGAGAAATTCGACACGCCCAATGCAAAGTCCATCGATGACCTGGTCGAACAGCACGGTGTAATTGAAGAGCGCTGCGCCAAGGCGCTGGTGTATTTCGCAGACGATCAGCCCTGGCTGATTTTCATGTCGGGCAACGATCAGCTCAATGAAGCCAAGCTGCAGGGCGTCCTCAAAGCCAATATCATTCGTCCCGCGCACGATGAAGAACTGCTGGCCCTTACCGGAGCAAATGCCGGTTCCATCGGACCAATCAATCTCAAGACGAAGCTGCGTCAGATCGCAGATCTGCGTCTGAAGAACGCCAACAATCTGGTCAGTGGCGCCAATGAGAACGGCTTCCATTATCGCCATATCGATATCGATCGCGACGCCGACATCGAGTCCTATTACGATCTGCGTACCGTCATCGAGGGTGAACCCGATCCGGTGAAGGGACTGCCTCTCAACGTGAAAAAAGCCATCGAGGTGGGACACATTTTCAAACTCGGAACGAAGTACTCCGAGGCGCTCAAGGCCAATTTCCTTGATGCGGAAGGCAAGGAACATCCCATTATCATGGGCAGCTACGGTATCGGAGTCGAACGCATCGTCGCCTGTCATATTGAACAGCGGCATGACAAGGATGGTATCTGCTGGCATCCGTCAATCGCACCCTTCCAGATCCAGGTTACCGGACTGAAGGTCGAAAGCGATATGGTGCGTGAGCATGCCGAGAAGATTACGGCCGACCTGGAAGGCGCAGGACTCGAGGTGCTCTATGATGATCGCACTGGTGTCAGTCCAGGCTTCAAATTCAAGGACGCCGACCTGCTGGGTATGCCGGTGAATGTGATTGTCGGCGAAAAACATCTCAAGGACGGCAACGTTGAGATCAAGGTGCGCCACAGTGGAGAACGTCATGTGCTTCCCCTGGCGGACGTCGTCTCGAAGTGTGAGAATTTGGTTACAGAGCTGATGGAAGAGAACTAA
- a CDS encoding choice-of-anchor D domain-containing protein — MKRIATFFALVLFLTPMFLHAQWQSAGGPDGGRVNGLYSYSGYVYAGTYAGIFRSSDDGDSWEAVYGGINPSGVYRFAVHDGLFFAGTAMSNVLVSTDGGTTWTEAASGSGSHVQSFVSRTSGLYVGSIWGGVTRTTDYGQTWEELNTGLPVPRLSCLAEAGTALLAGIGGGGLYRSTDEGASWTDVSNPAPSGQLHCAVQHQGDVYASFLGNGVYKSTDAGLSWSRILTSTYVYDLISDGARVYGVDNTRLWYTDDGGNTWTERTLTGSPAGGYCIEKIGGRLLVGHIAGGVTVSLDDGVTWSESSDGLRATNINAVLKSGQNLYASVQDAGLRRSTDNGATWTVLPVQRNGSVLSERNGTLFYGTSNGLYSSTDDGDSWQLINGTGYAFRSMFNAPSVMYAGASNGSVLASTDDGVSWTKRGEIGVATDIGSIVDNGTVLMAGTSNEGIFVSTDDGATWEQRNNGLGANPSSQDLIYTDGAWYSARTPGLYRSTDDGLNWQVIPNAIRQSNSYSITAVQGGIVAGTYDGGVYFYDTDDSVWTDIGNGYLGVVVQTLAAFGDSVYLGSGADGLWLRAVSDFKPSPEIAVSPASLDFGTVATTLTKKLNVEVENISDAAVRLRTATIVGPDAAAFSAVFSGSTLLYHGEKSRVEVSFAPSELRSYSAELVISSNDVSTPEHRIALTGKGLEVPAARVEPLSYDFGDVERGMEKDMTFHVYNDGNLDLEVQMPKLVGSDAASFSLTGSAMTIAAADSGSFTVRFAPDADGLKQATVQLQTNDPSKLLVEIPVSGTGVRPDRPEIFVTPTAINFPPTDVGSRSTETIRVENHGGADLLVYRTLMAGTGRNAFIARDGDSLTIVPDGFAEITVEFQPEDNLPYSATLRISSNDPSIPSFPVFLSGLGQGDDSPVIELEKSSISFGFVAVGSSRTEDLKITNVGRSPLNLTGFSFQGFGADQFALQNGSVTTLGPNQSTTITVAFVPTSDGVKHADLVVMSNDPVLPNALVTLTGNGIVSSVEDEAMPTRTAILQSLPSPVRSVARIPVLLQNKAHVRIELFDLLGNSITMLQDGELSAGKHFIAFNATALPSGVYFCRLYTTDVLRVRKIVVDKR; from the coding sequence ATGAAACGTATCGCCACGTTCTTCGCACTTGTGCTTTTCCTCACTCCCATGTTTCTGCATGCGCAATGGCAGTCTGCCGGTGGACCGGATGGTGGGCGTGTGAACGGACTCTATTCCTACAGCGGATACGTCTATGCAGGCACATACGCCGGGATATTCCGTTCTTCGGATGATGGGGATTCCTGGGAAGCCGTCTATGGCGGTATTAATCCCAGTGGCGTGTATCGTTTTGCCGTGCATGATGGACTCTTTTTCGCGGGTACCGCCATGTCCAACGTCCTGGTGAGTACGGATGGCGGTACGACGTGGACAGAGGCTGCATCGGGCAGCGGCTCGCATGTACAGAGCTTCGTGAGCCGGACTTCCGGACTGTATGTCGGCAGCATCTGGGGCGGCGTGACACGGACAACGGACTATGGTCAGACCTGGGAGGAGTTGAATACCGGCCTCCCTGTGCCGCGTCTCAGCTGTCTCGCGGAAGCGGGCACGGCTCTGCTCGCGGGCATCGGCGGCGGGGGATTGTATCGCAGTACCGATGAAGGCGCCTCGTGGACGGATGTATCCAATCCCGCACCTTCCGGACAGCTGCACTGCGCCGTGCAACATCAGGGAGACGTCTACGCTTCCTTCCTGGGAAACGGTGTGTACAAATCGACGGATGCAGGGTTGTCGTGGAGCCGCATTCTGACCTCGACGTATGTGTACGATCTCATTTCCGATGGCGCACGGGTGTATGGCGTAGACAACACCAGGTTGTGGTATACGGATGATGGAGGAAATACATGGACGGAACGGACCTTGACGGGTTCACCCGCCGGGGGGTATTGCATCGAGAAAATCGGCGGCCGACTTCTTGTCGGGCACATCGCCGGTGGCGTAACCGTGAGCCTGGACGATGGTGTCACGTGGTCGGAGAGCTCAGACGGACTGCGTGCAACTAATATCAACGCCGTACTGAAATCTGGACAGAATTTGTACGCGAGTGTTCAGGACGCCGGATTGCGGCGCAGTACGGACAATGGTGCTACATGGACGGTTTTGCCGGTGCAGCGCAACGGAAGTGTGCTGTCCGAACGAAACGGCACGCTTTTCTACGGAACAAGCAACGGTTTATATAGCAGTACGGACGATGGGGATTCCTGGCAGTTGATCAATGGCACGGGCTATGCTTTCAGGAGCATGTTCAACGCTCCCTCCGTCATGTATGCAGGTGCCAGCAATGGCAGCGTACTCGCATCGACCGATGATGGCGTCAGCTGGACCAAGCGCGGGGAAATCGGGGTCGCAACGGATATTGGATCCATTGTTGACAATGGAACCGTGTTGATGGCCGGTACCTCCAATGAGGGCATTTTCGTCTCCACCGACGACGGCGCCACATGGGAACAGAGAAACAATGGACTCGGAGCGAATCCGAGCAGTCAGGATCTTATATACACTGACGGTGCCTGGTATTCTGCACGCACCCCCGGACTGTACAGATCCACCGATGACGGATTGAACTGGCAGGTGATACCGAATGCCATTCGCCAGAGCAATTCCTACAGTATCACCGCAGTGCAGGGTGGAATCGTTGCCGGCACCTATGACGGTGGAGTGTATTTCTACGATACGGATGATTCCGTGTGGACGGATATCGGGAATGGCTATCTCGGTGTGGTCGTGCAGACGCTCGCGGCTTTTGGCGACAGCGTCTACCTCGGCTCCGGTGCAGACGGACTATGGCTGCGGGCAGTTTCGGATTTCAAGCCGAGTCCCGAGATCGCAGTGAGCCCGGCATCGCTGGATTTCGGTACCGTCGCAACCACATTGACAAAAAAACTGAACGTGGAAGTTGAAAACATCAGTGACGCTGCGGTGCGACTTCGCACTGCTACAATAGTAGGTCCGGATGCCGCGGCGTTTTCCGCCGTCTTCAGCGGCAGCACTCTCCTGTATCATGGTGAGAAGAGCAGGGTGGAAGTCTCATTTGCACCGTCAGAGCTGCGCAGCTATTCTGCGGAACTTGTCATATCCTCAAACGATGTCAGCACGCCGGAGCACAGGATCGCGCTGACGGGGAAAGGACTCGAGGTGCCTGCCGCCAGAGTGGAGCCGTTGTCATACGACTTTGGGGATGTCGAGAGAGGGATGGAAAAAGACATGACCTTCCATGTCTACAACGACGGCAATCTCGATCTGGAGGTACAGATGCCGAAACTCGTGGGATCGGATGCTGCTTCATTCTCCCTGACCGGAAGCGCAATGACCATCGCTGCTGCTGATTCCGGTAGTTTTACCGTGCGCTTTGCACCTGATGCTGATGGATTGAAACAGGCGACTGTTCAGCTCCAGACAAATGATCCATCGAAGCTTCTGGTTGAAATCCCCGTTTCAGGAACCGGAGTTCGTCCCGATCGTCCAGAGATCTTTGTCACGCCAACCGCTATTAATTTCCCGCCCACTGACGTCGGCAGCAGAAGCACAGAGACCATACGTGTAGAAAATCATGGTGGTGCGGATCTGCTGGTCTACCGCACGCTCATGGCCGGTACAGGCCGGAATGCCTTTATCGCGCGTGACGGCGACAGTCTGACCATCGTACCCGATGGCTTCGCTGAAATAACCGTTGAATTCCAGCCTGAGGATAACCTTCCATACAGTGCGACGCTGAGGATTTCCTCGAATGACCCGAGTATTCCTTCTTTCCCGGTCTTTCTTTCGGGACTGGGACAGGGTGACGACAGTCCTGTGATCGAGCTTGAAAAATCTTCAATCAGTTTCGGCTTTGTCGCCGTCGGTTCCTCTCGCACCGAGGATCTGAAAATCACGAATGTGGGGCGCAGTCCGCTCAACCTCACCGGCTTCAGCTTCCAGGGCTTCGGTGCAGATCAATTCGCACTGCAGAACGGATCGGTCACCACTTTGGGACCGAACCAGTCCACCACCATCACCGTAGCGTTCGTTCCAACGAGTGATGGAGTCAAGCACGCTGATCTTGTCGTCATGAGCAACGATCCCGTACTCCCCAACGCACTCGTGACGCTCACGGGCAACGGTATCGTGTCTTCGGTTGAAGACGAGGCCATGCCGACCAGGACCGCGATACTGCAGTCATTGCCGAGTCCCGTCCGCTCAGTGGCACGCATCCCGGTACTTCTGCAGAACAAAGCGCATGTGCGTATTGAGCTCTTCGACCTGCTCGGCAACAGCATCACTATGCTTCAGGACGGCGAACTTTCCGCCGGGAAGCATTTCATCGCGTTCAATGCGACAGCCCTCCCGAGCGGAGTGTATTTCTGTCGCCTTTACACGACAGACGTACTTCGCGTCAGGAAAATTGTTGTCGACAAAAGGTAA
- a CDS encoding T9SS type A sorting domain-containing protein — MKTFATLLLLFATALPVFAQSDIPYNPVEPADQLSLYRDSEEWIHQRYRWFRDGREEADGTIPEGARMEAWRQTQKMSVYRPAVSLSKKNGTAAAAWQLVGPSNIGGRLTGVAIHPTDSSIVYFTAADGGIWKSTNATADVPHFYPVADDLPTMAMGSIDIDPSNPDIIYVGTGEANGSADSYPGVGVVKSTDAGATWDVISNNFAKNIGCIRVHHSIDSIVFVAARQGLFRSTDGGVSWEKTRGGVAHDLVLHPTSDSLIYAAVQNAGILRSIDTGRTWEVLDMGVGTDSIGRCAVDLCRSQPEIIYALLTGSKDPYKNKTLAVMKSTDGGESWERTMPADNPRNFFNTYGWYNCEIAVHPMNPNMLLAGGVGLYLSLDGGRNFSPRGGLHVDQHAIEFSPSSPDICFVGNDGGLYVSDNGGITYRSRNDDIAITQFYELGISLPNPGDMMGGTQDNGSNHGSDTAHANWEHQTGGDGGYCVFDYEDPNIKYAEYQNGSHLRTVNGGKNWTGINDGLYGKGRWVTPVEIHPTDPSILFTATTKQLYKTTNRGLLWVPFHGDMDSSKSITYIAVSPLNPDIMYVGNTNGQIYRTTDAGSHWDLKAEGLPSGRNTNDIVFHPTDPNTVYACFSHYIDESVFKTTDAGETWESISGNLPAIPTNALAINYGMPNELFVGTDFGVYATTDGGENWEILGDGMPKVVVVDLELHPTTGKLYAATHGRSVYSLGVTLGVELLNLSARRDGSNVRLDWRTSHESNNRGFAVERRTRFGGWEEIAFVDGKGSSAGLQLYSHVDNALPAGDLLYYRLKQVDTDGSETYSNEIPVEIRDAVASDFTLEQNYPNPFNPVTTIRYTLPHTGAVQLKITDALGNTVSTLVDRQQHAGTHHVFFDATAIPSGAYFYHLTYGNTRVTKKMMVLK, encoded by the coding sequence ATGAAGACGTTTGCCACCCTTCTTCTGCTGTTCGCTACAGCACTCCCCGTTTTCGCACAATCCGATATTCCCTACAATCCGGTAGAACCCGCAGATCAGCTTTCGCTCTACAGAGACAGCGAAGAGTGGATTCATCAACGCTATCGCTGGTTCCGCGATGGACGCGAGGAGGCTGATGGGACCATACCGGAAGGAGCACGCATGGAAGCCTGGCGGCAGACACAGAAGATGTCCGTCTACCGTCCCGCGGTCTCCCTTTCCAAGAAAAACGGCACCGCGGCTGCAGCATGGCAGCTCGTGGGACCCTCCAATATCGGGGGACGCCTCACCGGTGTTGCCATCCATCCGACGGACTCCAGCATTGTATACTTCACCGCCGCTGACGGCGGGATCTGGAAATCCACCAACGCCACGGCCGACGTGCCCCATTTTTATCCTGTAGCAGATGATCTGCCTACCATGGCGATGGGAAGCATCGACATCGACCCGAGCAACCCTGATATCATTTACGTTGGTACTGGTGAAGCCAATGGCAGTGCGGATTCCTATCCCGGAGTCGGCGTTGTGAAGTCCACGGATGCAGGTGCGACCTGGGATGTGATCAGCAATAACTTTGCGAAAAACATCGGCTGTATTCGTGTGCATCACAGCATCGACAGCATCGTTTTCGTCGCGGCACGGCAGGGACTCTTCCGCTCCACCGACGGTGGCGTGAGCTGGGAAAAGACACGTGGCGGCGTGGCCCATGACCTCGTCCTGCATCCGACCTCCGATTCACTCATCTATGCCGCGGTACAGAATGCCGGCATCCTTCGCTCGATAGATACCGGACGCACCTGGGAGGTGCTCGACATGGGCGTGGGAACGGACAGCATCGGCCGCTGCGCCGTCGACCTCTGCAGATCACAGCCTGAGATCATCTACGCGCTTCTGACCGGTTCCAAGGATCCTTACAAGAACAAGACACTTGCTGTCATGAAAAGTACGGACGGCGGGGAGAGCTGGGAACGAACCATGCCGGCGGACAACCCGCGGAACTTCTTCAACACCTACGGCTGGTACAACTGCGAGATTGCCGTGCATCCCATGAATCCCAATATGCTGCTTGCAGGCGGTGTCGGACTGTATCTGAGCCTGGACGGCGGACGGAATTTTTCGCCGCGCGGCGGTTTGCATGTGGATCAGCATGCCATCGAATTCAGTCCTTCCTCACCCGACATTTGCTTCGTCGGCAATGACGGCGGACTGTATGTTTCGGACAACGGAGGTATCACCTACCGCTCGCGCAACGACGATATCGCAATCACACAGTTCTATGAGCTGGGCATTTCTCTTCCCAACCCGGGAGACATGATGGGAGGAACGCAGGACAACGGGAGTAACCACGGCTCTGATACCGCTCACGCAAACTGGGAACATCAGACAGGCGGTGACGGCGGATATTGCGTGTTCGATTACGAAGACCCGAACATCAAGTATGCCGAGTATCAGAACGGATCTCATCTGCGCACCGTGAACGGTGGAAAAAACTGGACCGGGATCAATGACGGACTTTACGGGAAGGGACGCTGGGTGACGCCGGTCGAAATTCATCCCACCGATCCTTCAATCCTCTTTACCGCCACAACGAAGCAGCTCTATAAGACGACGAATCGTGGCTTGCTCTGGGTACCGTTTCACGGGGATATGGATTCATCCAAGAGCATCACCTACATCGCCGTCTCCCCGCTGAACCCTGATATCATGTATGTCGGCAACACCAACGGACAGATATACCGGACGACCGATGCCGGGAGCCACTGGGATCTGAAAGCCGAAGGTCTGCCCTCGGGCAGGAATACGAATGATATCGTTTTCCATCCGACCGATCCGAACACGGTGTACGCGTGCTTCTCGCACTACATCGACGAAAGCGTTTTCAAAACTACGGATGCCGGGGAAACATGGGAAAGTATCTCAGGGAATCTGCCGGCCATTCCCACCAATGCGCTGGCCATCAACTACGGAATGCCGAATGAACTGTTCGTCGGCACCGATTTCGGCGTGTATGCGACAACGGATGGCGGAGAGAACTGGGAAATCCTGGGCGACGGAATGCCCAAGGTCGTCGTTGTCGATCTCGAACTGCATCCCACAACGGGGAAGCTGTATGCGGCCACGCATGGACGCAGTGTCTACAGTCTGGGCGTCACCCTCGGCGTCGAGCTGCTCAACCTGTCGGCACGGAGAGATGGCAGCAATGTACGTCTTGACTGGAGAACGTCACATGAATCCAACAACCGCGGGTTTGCCGTTGAACGCCGTACCCGTTTCGGCGGCTGGGAAGAAATCGCATTTGTTGATGGAAAAGGCAGCTCGGCAGGATTGCAGCTGTACTCGCATGTCGACAACGCCCTTCCCGCAGGCGATCTGCTCTACTACAGACTCAAGCAGGTTGATACCGACGGCAGCGAAACATATTCAAATGAAATTCCTGTAGAAATCCGGGATGCTGTCGCTTCCGACTTCACACTTGAGCAGAATTACCCCAACCCCTTCAACCCCGTAACAACGATCCGCTACACATTGCCTCATACCGGTGCTGTGCAGCTGAAAATCACCGATGCGCTCGGCAACACGGTCAGTACACTCGTCGACCGTCAGCAGCATGCCGGCACGCATCACGTGTTCTTCGACGCCACCGCCATCCCCAGCGGTGCCTACTTCTATCACCTCACCTACGGCAACACCCGCGTCACGAAGAAGATGATGGTGCTCAAATAA
- the ftnA gene encoding non-heme ferritin: MLSKTMVEKLNDQINIEFESSNLYLQMAAWCAWKGYEGGETFLRMHSEEERMHMMKLFSYVGETGALAKIGSTEQPKLEFESLSDMFEQILSHEKFVTSKINELVASAYEEKDFSTLNFLQWYVAEQHEEETLFNALLDKIKLIGHDGRGLYLIDKELGKQAARAAAAPAGE, encoded by the coding sequence ATGCTGAGCAAAACCATGGTCGAGAAGCTCAACGACCAGATCAACATCGAGTTTGAATCCTCGAATCTCTACCTGCAGATGGCCGCCTGGTGCGCCTGGAAAGGATACGAGGGTGGAGAGACTTTCCTGCGCATGCATTCCGAGGAAGAGCGTATGCACATGATGAAGCTTTTCAGCTATGTCGGTGAAACCGGTGCCCTCGCGAAAATCGGCAGCACGGAGCAGCCGAAGCTCGAGTTTGAATCCCTTTCCGACATGTTTGAGCAGATTCTCTCGCATGAGAAATTTGTGACCAGTAAGATTAACGAATTGGTTGCGTCCGCTTACGAGGAAAAGGATTTCTCGACGCTGAATTTCCTCCAGTGGTACGTCGCTGAGCAGCATGAGGAAGAGACGCTCTTTAATGCACTCCTCGACAAGATCAAGCTGATCGGACACGACGGCCGCGGACTGTACCTCATCGACAAGGAACTCGGCAAGCAGGCTGCACGCGCCGCTGCCGCTCCCGCCGGTGAATAA